In the Kitasatospora terrestris genome, one interval contains:
- a CDS encoding acyl carrier protein, translating to MTTDALPADSRAPLGRPEVLAMLARYGDRAPEQVDEVVGSLELTWLIAEAEQHYGLRIDLDDEQFARIRTVDDAVAVLREVLAPGAAAP from the coding sequence ATGACCACCGACGCACTGCCGGCGGACAGCCGTGCGCCGCTCGGCCGGCCCGAGGTGCTGGCCATGCTGGCCCGCTACGGCGACCGCGCCCCCGAGCAGGTCGACGAGGTGGTCGGCTCACTCGAACTGACCTGGCTGATCGCCGAGGCCGAGCAGCACTACGGCCTTCGAATCGACCTCGACGACGAGCAGTTCGCCCGGATCCGGACCGTGGACGACGCGGTCGCCGTGCTCCGCGAGGTGCTCGCCCCGGGGGCCGCCGCGCCATGA
- a CDS encoding acyl carrier protein, with protein MQQEIRTFVLSALAAMNYDVSEATGETDLGPAGLDLESLALADLAVQVEEEFGVRFELDDMESTALMTIDEFAAEVAGRIAKSAVGSAG; from the coding sequence ATGCAGCAAGAGATCCGCACCTTCGTGCTGTCCGCCCTGGCGGCGATGAACTACGACGTCTCCGAGGCCACCGGCGAGACCGACCTCGGCCCGGCCGGCCTCGACCTGGAGTCGCTGGCGCTGGCCGACCTGGCCGTCCAGGTGGAGGAGGAGTTCGGGGTCCGCTTCGAACTGGACGACATGGAGTCCACCGCGCTGATGACCATCGACGAGTTCGCCGCCGAGGTGGCCGGCCGGATCGCCAAGTCCGCCGTGGGCAGCGCCGGATGA